From the genome of Pelobates fuscus isolate aPelFus1 chromosome 6, aPelFus1.pri, whole genome shotgun sequence, one region includes:
- the BCAS4 gene encoding breast carcinoma-amplified sequence 4 isoform X1, translating to MSERLWAPESSNRRSPGPGGHMGERAGAVSRDEAGGETAEIQQDQHGGSGRKLQGGIGVQELQGGLGVQKLQESIGVQELQRGLGVQELQGGIGVQELQGCIGVQKLQGGVGVQELQGGIGVLEMQAGIGLKELHAGIGVQELQGGVGVQELQGGIGLRELQAGIGVQELQGGVGVQELLGGIGVQELLGGREHHLEVADVLEQQTEREMIGRKSLEDQIESENLQETPGTRCMEQLGSQTPPGYNITLLLQQGMDRVQGLSAVPGSQHHAQLLTAYSSTEVQHLENSIEEMLIRLDEFCAMMDIIRKESSQILEEKIPAIKLRVEEMNRIYSRVDKLEAFVKMVGHHVTFMEEEVTQAESESLSFPQTLNRIFRGASVPTFLRKTTSTKQRSYELPKLYRTEEYFPLNRV from the exons ATGAGTGAGCGGCTCTGGGCCCCTGAGAGCAGCAACCGGAGGTCCCCAGGACCCGGCGGCCACATGGGGGAGAGAGCCGGGGCTGTGAGCAGGGATGAGGCCGGGGGAGAGACAGCAGAAATCCAGCAAGACCAGCATGGAGGGAGTGGGAGGAAACTGCAGGGAGGTATTGGGGtgcaggagctgcagggaggatTAGGGGTGCAGAAGCTGCAGGAAAGTATTGGGGTACAGGAGCTTCAGAGAGGATTAGGGGtgcaggagctgcagggaggtattGGGGTGCAGGAGCTGCAGGGATGTATTGGGGTGCAGAAGCTGCAGGGAGGTGTTGGGGtgcaggagctgcagggaggtattGGGGTGCTGGAGATGCAGGCAGGTATAGGGTTGAAGGAGCTGCATGCAGGTATTGGGGtgcaggagctgcagggaggtgttGGGGtgcaggagctgcagggaggtataGGGTTGCGTGAGCTGCAAGCAGGTATTGGGGtgcaggagctgcagggaggtgttggggtgcaggagctgctgggaggtattggggtgcaggagctgctgggagggagaGAGCATCATCTAGAAGTTGCAGATGTTCTGGAGcagcagacagagagagagatgataGGAAGGAAATCACTGGAAGATCAGATAGAATCAGAGAATCTGCAGGAAACCCCAGGAACTCGGTGCATGGAGCAGCTGGGCAGCCAGACACCACCTGGGTATAATATTACATTGCTGCTCCAGCAAGGCATGGACAGAGTGCAGGGGCTGAGTGCAGTACCTGGCAGTCAGCACCATGCCCAGCTTCTCACAGCTTACTCCAGTACTGAG GTGCAACATTTGGAGAATTCCATCgaagagatgctgattagacTGGACGAATTCTGTGCCATGATGGACATt ATAAGAAAAGAAAGCTCTCAAATTCTTGAAGAAAAAATTCCAGCAATTAAACTTCGAGTGGAAGAAATGAACCGAATCTATTCCCGAGTCGATAAATTGGAG GCGTTTGTTAAGATGGTCGGACATCATGTGACCTTTATGGAGGAGGAAGTGACGCAAGCTGAGAGCGAGAGTCTATCTTTTCCTCAAACCCTTAACAGGATCTTCCGAGGTGCCAGCGTTCCAACCTTCCTCAGA
- the BCAS4 gene encoding breast carcinoma-amplified sequence 4 isoform X2, with product MSERLWAPESSNRRSPGPGGHMGERAGAVSRDEAGGETAEIQQDQHGGSGRKLQGGIGVQELQGGLGVQKLQESIGVQELQRGLGVQELQGGIGLQGGIGVLEMQAGIGLKELHAGIGVQELQGGVGVQELQGGIGLRELQAGIGVQELQGGVGVQELLGGIGVQELLGGREHHLEVADVLEQQTEREMIGRKSLEDQIESENLQETPGTRCMEQLGSQTPPGYNITLLLQQGMDRVQGLSAVPGSQHHAQLLTAYSSTEVQHLENSIEEMLIRLDEFCAMMDIIRKESSQILEEKIPAIKLRVEEMNRIYSRVDKLEAFVKMVGHHVTFMEEEVTQAESESLSFPQTLNRIFRGASVPTFLRKTTSTKQRSYELPKLYRTEEYFPLNRV from the exons ATGAGTGAGCGGCTCTGGGCCCCTGAGAGCAGCAACCGGAGGTCCCCAGGACCCGGCGGCCACATGGGGGAGAGAGCCGGGGCTGTGAGCAGGGATGAGGCCGGGGGAGAGACAGCAGAAATCCAGCAAGACCAGCATGGAGGGAGTGGGAGGAAACTGCAGGGAGGTATTGGGGtgcaggagctgcagggaggatTAGGGGTGCAGAAGCTGCAGGAAAGTATTGGGGTACAGGAGCTTCAGAGAGGATTAGGGGtgcaggagctgcagggaggtattGGG ctgcagggaggtattGGGGTGCTGGAGATGCAGGCAGGTATAGGGTTGAAGGAGCTGCATGCAGGTATTGGGGtgcaggagctgcagggaggtgttGGGGtgcaggagctgcagggaggtataGGGTTGCGTGAGCTGCAAGCAGGTATTGGGGtgcaggagctgcagggaggtgttggggtgcaggagctgctgggaggtattggggtgcaggagctgctgggagggagaGAGCATCATCTAGAAGTTGCAGATGTTCTGGAGcagcagacagagagagagatgataGGAAGGAAATCACTGGAAGATCAGATAGAATCAGAGAATCTGCAGGAAACCCCAGGAACTCGGTGCATGGAGCAGCTGGGCAGCCAGACACCACCTGGGTATAATATTACATTGCTGCTCCAGCAAGGCATGGACAGAGTGCAGGGGCTGAGTGCAGTACCTGGCAGTCAGCACCATGCCCAGCTTCTCACAGCTTACTCCAGTACTGAG GTGCAACATTTGGAGAATTCCATCgaagagatgctgattagacTGGACGAATTCTGTGCCATGATGGACATt ATAAGAAAAGAAAGCTCTCAAATTCTTGAAGAAAAAATTCCAGCAATTAAACTTCGAGTGGAAGAAATGAACCGAATCTATTCCCGAGTCGATAAATTGGAG GCGTTTGTTAAGATGGTCGGACATCATGTGACCTTTATGGAGGAGGAAGTGACGCAAGCTGAGAGCGAGAGTCTATCTTTTCCTCAAACCCTTAACAGGATCTTCCGAGGTGCCAGCGTTCCAACCTTCCTCAGA
- the BCAS4 gene encoding breast carcinoma-amplified sequence 4 isoform X3 — protein sequence MSERLWAPESSNRRSPGPGGHMGERAGAVSRDEAGGETAEIQQDQHGGSGRKLQGGVGVQELQGGIGVLEMQAGIGLKELHAGIGVQELQGGVGVQELQGGIGLRELQAGIGVQELQGGVGVQELLGGIGVQELLGGREHHLEVADVLEQQTEREMIGRKSLEDQIESENLQETPGTRCMEQLGSQTPPGYNITLLLQQGMDRVQGLSAVPGSQHHAQLLTAYSSTEVQHLENSIEEMLIRLDEFCAMMDIIRKESSQILEEKIPAIKLRVEEMNRIYSRVDKLEAFVKMVGHHVTFMEEEVTQAESESLSFPQTLNRIFRGASVPTFLRKTTSTKQRSYELPKLYRTEEYFPLNRV from the exons ATGAGTGAGCGGCTCTGGGCCCCTGAGAGCAGCAACCGGAGGTCCCCAGGACCCGGCGGCCACATGGGGGAGAGAGCCGGGGCTGTGAGCAGGGATGAGGCCGGGGGAGAGACAGCAGAAATCCAGCAAGACCAGCATGGAGGGAGTGGGAGGAAACTGCAGGGAG GTGTTGGGGtgcaggagctgcagggaggtattGGGGTGCTGGAGATGCAGGCAGGTATAGGGTTGAAGGAGCTGCATGCAGGTATTGGGGtgcaggagctgcagggaggtgttGGGGtgcaggagctgcagggaggtataGGGTTGCGTGAGCTGCAAGCAGGTATTGGGGtgcaggagctgcagggaggtgttggggtgcaggagctgctgggaggtattggggtgcaggagctgctgggagggagaGAGCATCATCTAGAAGTTGCAGATGTTCTGGAGcagcagacagagagagagatgataGGAAGGAAATCACTGGAAGATCAGATAGAATCAGAGAATCTGCAGGAAACCCCAGGAACTCGGTGCATGGAGCAGCTGGGCAGCCAGACACCACCTGGGTATAATATTACATTGCTGCTCCAGCAAGGCATGGACAGAGTGCAGGGGCTGAGTGCAGTACCTGGCAGTCAGCACCATGCCCAGCTTCTCACAGCTTACTCCAGTACTGAG GTGCAACATTTGGAGAATTCCATCgaagagatgctgattagacTGGACGAATTCTGTGCCATGATGGACATt ATAAGAAAAGAAAGCTCTCAAATTCTTGAAGAAAAAATTCCAGCAATTAAACTTCGAGTGGAAGAAATGAACCGAATCTATTCCCGAGTCGATAAATTGGAG GCGTTTGTTAAGATGGTCGGACATCATGTGACCTTTATGGAGGAGGAAGTGACGCAAGCTGAGAGCGAGAGTCTATCTTTTCCTCAAACCCTTAACAGGATCTTCCGAGGTGCCAGCGTTCCAACCTTCCTCAGA